The Virgibacillus phasianinus genome includes a window with the following:
- the leuD gene encoding 3-isopropylmalate dehydratase small subunit has translation MKPFRNYTGSVVPLPKSNIDTDIIIPTEFLKRVERAGYGQHLMYYWRFDEHGGPRKDFVLNNKTYEQASILLSGDNFGCGSSRENAVWALHDYGFQVIIAPSFADIFKGNCSKNGLLLIELDQGQMQELFELEKQNPNFSMHVDLENQIIHAVSGWAASFQVAPHIRHKFLNGLDDIDLTMTAIENISAFERQRAFYMNPCVN, from the coding sequence ATGAAACCATTTCGTAACTATACGGGATCTGTTGTACCGCTTCCTAAATCCAATATTGATACCGACATCATCATTCCAACAGAATTCTTGAAGCGGGTTGAACGAGCAGGGTACGGACAACATCTGATGTATTATTGGCGGTTCGATGAACATGGTGGGCCTCGCAAGGATTTTGTACTGAATAACAAAACATATGAACAAGCCAGTATTCTGCTAAGCGGGGATAATTTCGGCTGCGGCTCTTCAAGGGAGAATGCCGTTTGGGCCTTGCATGATTATGGCTTTCAAGTAATAATTGCCCCCTCTTTCGCCGATATTTTTAAGGGGAATTGCTCAAAAAATGGACTGTTGCTGATTGAGCTGGATCAGGGACAAATGCAAGAATTGTTCGAGCTTGAGAAACAGAACCCAAACTTTTCCATGCATGTGGATTTGGAAAATCAAATAATTCACGCCGTATCTGGATGGGCTGCATCATTTCAAGTAGCGCCCCACATCCGGCATAAGTTTTTAAATGGGTTGGATGATATTGACCTGACCATGACTGCTATAGAAAATATTTCGGCTTTTGAGCGACAAAGAGCCTTTTATATGAATCCGTGCGTCAACTAA
- a CDS encoding hydroxymethylglutaryl-CoA lyase, with translation MKRIFIQEVVARDGLQNENQFIPTDQKIALINQLSDAGVDKVEVTSFVSPKAIPNLSDAEEVMKKITRKPNVTYSALVPNLRGVERAMKCAVDELNLLVSVSETHNLKNVRRTTDQTFDSFKEIMDFLANEDIQLNGSLGTSFGCPFEGDIPEDKVLRLIDNYLELGISGITLADTTGMATPAQVYQLSTNVLNHWPDLPLTLHFHNTRGMGLANVHEAIRAGVTRFDASLGGLGGCPFAPGASGNICTEDLVHMLAFMGYEMNTDLDQLIGAANYLQSLLTHEVPGQIIKAGKITDLHSASQV, from the coding sequence GTGAAACGAATTTTTATTCAAGAGGTTGTTGCGCGGGATGGTCTGCAAAACGAGAATCAATTTATTCCCACCGATCAAAAGATAGCGTTAATTAACCAATTAAGTGATGCGGGAGTCGACAAAGTTGAGGTCACCTCCTTTGTCTCACCAAAAGCAATACCAAATTTAAGCGATGCAGAGGAAGTGATGAAAAAAATCACGCGCAAGCCCAATGTTACTTACTCCGCTTTGGTTCCTAACCTTAGAGGCGTTGAGCGGGCGATGAAATGTGCTGTTGATGAACTTAATCTTCTCGTATCAGTGAGTGAAACACATAACCTGAAAAATGTACGCCGAACCACTGATCAAACGTTTGATAGCTTCAAAGAAATAATGGACTTTTTAGCCAATGAGGATATTCAGCTGAATGGCTCGCTTGGTACATCGTTTGGCTGCCCGTTTGAGGGAGATATTCCAGAGGATAAGGTGCTTCGTCTGATTGATAACTACCTGGAACTGGGGATAAGTGGAATAACACTCGCTGATACGACGGGGATGGCGACACCCGCACAAGTCTATCAATTATCCACCAACGTTTTAAACCATTGGCCAGATTTACCATTAACCCTGCATTTTCATAATACAAGAGGAATGGGGTTAGCAAATGTACATGAGGCAATACGTGCTGGAGTAACTAGATTTGATGCTTCCTTAGGAGGGCTTGGCGGCTGTCCATTCGCCCCTGGTGCTAGCGGTAATATTTGTACGGAGGATCTCGTACATATGCTGGCATTCATGGGATATGAAATGAATACAGACCTTGACCAGCTGATTGGCGCTGCAAACTATCTGCAGTCATTGTTAACTCATGAAGTGCCGGGCCAGATTATCAAGGCAGGAAAAATTACGGACCTTCACTCTGCATCACAGGTATAG
- a CDS encoding CaiB/BaiF CoA transferase family protein, producing MTQTLEGLKVLELGSLIAGPFAGRLMAEFGADVIKVEPPGKGDPLREWRHIYEGQSLWWRLQARNKKSVTIDLKSEEGQNIVKSLAKECDIIIENFRPGTLEKWNIGYEQLAAINPGIIMVRVSGYGQTGPYRDKTGFGSIGESMGGIRHLTGYPDRAPTRAGISLGDSLAAMYSVIGALMAVYHRDVKGTGEGQIVDVALYEAVFSLMESMLPEYDKFGAVRERTGSSLPGIAPSNTYQCSDGKYIVIGGNGDAIFKRLMQAIGQLELAEDERFTSNKGRAEHADFLDTRIEDWTKTVDLETALQTLDDAKVPAGAIYSIEDMVKDPQYLAREMIQSFNLGNDDSLKIPGVVPKMSKTPGGTNWLGPNLGEHTNQIMKNLLAYDEDKIQKLKDQGVI from the coding sequence ATGACCCAAACGTTGGAAGGGTTGAAGGTGTTGGAATTAGGCAGCTTAATTGCCGGACCATTTGCGGGTAGATTAATGGCTGAATTTGGTGCGGATGTTATCAAGGTTGAGCCTCCAGGAAAAGGTGATCCACTCCGGGAATGGCGCCATATTTACGAAGGCCAATCACTTTGGTGGCGGCTTCAGGCCCGAAACAAAAAATCGGTCACCATTGACTTAAAAAGTGAGGAAGGACAAAACATCGTTAAATCGCTGGCTAAGGAGTGCGATATTATTATTGAGAACTTCCGGCCCGGGACACTTGAAAAGTGGAACATTGGGTATGAACAGTTAGCTGCCATCAACCCAGGCATTATCATGGTCAGGGTATCTGGTTACGGTCAAACTGGTCCGTACCGGGATAAAACTGGCTTTGGCAGTATTGGTGAATCGATGGGCGGAATCCGCCATTTAACGGGCTATCCGGATCGGGCTCCAACTCGGGCTGGAATCAGTCTTGGCGATTCCCTTGCAGCCATGTATTCCGTGATTGGAGCGCTTATGGCGGTTTACCATCGTGACGTAAAAGGCACGGGTGAAGGACAGATTGTCGATGTCGCACTCTATGAGGCTGTCTTTAGTTTAATGGAAAGCATGCTTCCTGAGTACGATAAATTCGGCGCGGTTCGTGAAAGGACTGGTTCTTCCCTGCCAGGTATTGCACCTTCCAATACGTATCAATGCAGCGATGGGAAATACATTGTGATTGGCGGCAATGGTGATGCCATTTTCAAACGATTAATGCAGGCAATTGGCCAGCTAGAATTGGCGGAGGATGAACGATTCACTAGTAATAAAGGACGGGCGGAACATGCAGATTTTCTAGATACGAGAATAGAAGATTGGACGAAAACAGTAGATCTCGAAACTGCCTTGCAGACACTTGACGATGCTAAGGTTCCGGCAGGGGCTATTTACAGCATTGAGGATATGGTGAAAGATCCTCAGTACCTGGCCCGGGAAATGATTCAGAGCTTCAACCTTGGTAATGATGATTCGCTTAAGATTCCAGGTGTAGTACCAAAAATGAGTAAGACGCCAGGCGGAACAAACTGGTTGGGTCCTAATCTAGGGGAACATACCAATCAAATTATGAAAAATTTATTAGCGTACGATGAGGACAAGATCCAGAAATTGAAAGATCAAGGAGTTATATAA
- a CDS encoding GntR family transcriptional regulator, translated as MKPISPIVKSEPFHIQAYKHIQNHLLENEFSPGERLTESGLANMLGVSRGPIREAIRMLIHDGLLVQKGVHIYVFDPTFDDVVDVYLCKERLEPLGAKLSAQNMSQADNEALMDIINRTKTALANNEKREVVKYNTAFHDLIVQSSGNKQLIQFMNLIHAKNMYMRNNVLSNYSRRDSFFDEHVRIADAIVNGDGDLAELEMKQHVQNDINMLDTIFKSNQKDDSI; from the coding sequence GTGAAACCCATTAGTCCTATCGTAAAATCAGAACCTTTTCATATTCAAGCATATAAACACATCCAAAATCACCTGTTGGAAAATGAATTTTCACCTGGTGAGCGTCTAACAGAATCAGGTCTTGCAAACATGCTGGGAGTGAGTCGTGGTCCCATCCGTGAAGCTATTCGCATGCTGATACATGATGGACTGCTCGTTCAAAAAGGTGTCCATATCTACGTTTTCGACCCGACATTTGATGATGTTGTCGACGTTTATCTGTGTAAAGAAAGATTAGAACCACTGGGTGCGAAGCTATCAGCACAAAATATGTCACAAGCCGATAATGAAGCCCTGATGGACATCATCAACCGGACAAAAACCGCGTTAGCTAACAATGAAAAACGAGAAGTCGTCAAATATAATACTGCATTTCATGATTTAATCGTGCAATCATCAGGTAATAAGCAATTAATTCAATTTATGAATTTAATCCATGCGAAGAACATGTATATGCGAAACAATGTGCTAAGCAACTATTCCAGAAGAGATAGTTTTTTTGACGAACATGTGCGAATTGCTGATGCCATCGTTAACGGTGATGGTGATCTTGCTGAGCTAGAAATGAAACAGCATGTTCAAAATGACATCAACATGCTTGATACTATTTTTAAATCAAATCAAAAGGATGATTCTATATGA
- a CDS encoding MFS transporter → MGMNDIQPYPATKINPWKMLAWLFAAQVSVAFIGRSLAPLGLLIGADLSLSMAQIGMLPAALFLGQSLAAIPIGYFTDLVGSRRVLLMLSLCLGLSFLLMTLSSAFVVVLVLITLGGIGYGSMHPASNRGIIYWFTAKKRGTAMGIKQMGVTFGSALSALLLLPLASEWGWRPVLLGASMLLIVVGFLAFLFYKDPPPEKVSAGITSKEPSQLLPSIYALFKHKALILISICAMGLNGGQMALNTYLVLFAYEQLGINLVLSGILLVISEVSGSFGRIIWGMISDRLFNGKRIIVLIIISFFSILLSLTVAFLPTGTSFWVMALITVFLGFCMSGFNGIWMNTATELVPREQSGIASGFSITLGSLGVIVSPPLFGLIVDKTGSFMFGWLFLAVVMTMVIAVLVYTMRLVNKSELDD, encoded by the coding sequence ATGGGAATGAACGATATACAGCCGTACCCGGCAACTAAAATTAATCCCTGGAAAATGTTGGCGTGGCTGTTTGCCGCGCAAGTATCGGTGGCTTTTATTGGAAGAAGTCTTGCACCACTTGGGCTTTTAATCGGTGCGGATTTATCCCTTTCTATGGCTCAAATCGGAATGTTGCCGGCTGCATTGTTTTTGGGGCAATCGCTTGCTGCCATTCCGATAGGATATTTTACCGATTTAGTAGGATCAAGAAGGGTCTTATTAATGCTTTCCCTTTGTTTAGGATTAAGCTTCTTATTGATGACTTTATCTTCCGCATTTGTAGTCGTTCTTGTTCTGATTACATTAGGCGGCATTGGTTATGGGTCCATGCATCCCGCATCAAACCGCGGTATTATCTATTGGTTTACCGCTAAGAAGCGTGGTACAGCAATGGGGATCAAGCAGATGGGAGTTACATTTGGATCAGCGCTGTCCGCTCTTTTGCTGCTTCCTCTTGCAAGTGAATGGGGATGGCGTCCAGTCCTGCTCGGAGCAAGTATGCTGTTAATTGTTGTCGGATTTCTGGCCTTTTTATTTTATAAGGATCCACCCCCTGAGAAAGTTTCAGCGGGAATTACAAGTAAGGAACCAAGCCAGTTACTGCCCTCGATCTACGCCTTATTTAAACATAAAGCACTGATTCTTATTAGTATTTGTGCGATGGGTTTGAACGGTGGTCAAATGGCTCTGAACACCTACCTTGTATTGTTCGCCTATGAGCAACTTGGGATAAATCTAGTTTTATCGGGGATATTGCTCGTTATATCAGAAGTAAGCGGTTCGTTTGGACGGATAATCTGGGGCATGATTAGTGATCGACTATTCAACGGAAAACGAATAATCGTCCTGATTATTATTTCGTTTTTTTCTATATTACTGTCGCTAACTGTCGCATTTTTACCGACGGGTACATCATTCTGGGTGATGGCCCTGATTACGGTTTTCCTTGGATTTTGTATGTCTGGATTTAACGGAATCTGGATGAATACTGCAACAGAACTTGTCCCTAGAGAACAATCTGGAATTGCCAGTGGCTTCAGCATTACCTTAGGCTCTTTGGGGGTAATTGTCAGTCCACCGCTTTTTGGACTCATTGTTGATAAAACGGGATCATTTATGTTTGGCTGGTTATTTCTTGCAGTCGTTATGACGATGGTGATTGCGGTTTTGGTTTATACGATGAGGCTGGTTAATAAAAGTGAACTGGACGATTAA
- the manA gene encoding mannose-6-phosphate isomerase, class I, whose amino-acid sequence MYNEPIFLKPVFQERIWGGQRLNTEYNYPIPFEKTGEAWVISAHPHGPSVITNGPLEGETLADAWNEHGELFKKQAGNEEAYPLLVKILDANADLSVQVHPNDEFAREVEGQPYGKTECWYVLSAEADAEIVLGHQAESREDLEAMMDNGEWDDLLQRVKVKAGDFIYVPSGTIHAIGKGIVILETQQSSDITYRVYDYNRTDANGNKRELHKERAKQVTTVPHQPASGAEGVEVIGDLTGKRLVKEQYFTVHHWELNGTVVKKLDHDYLQVSVIDGSATISVDDKNFSIKKGDHFILPHGIKEYELSGDAEFVVSHA is encoded by the coding sequence ATGTATAACGAACCAATTTTTCTCAAACCAGTATTTCAGGAAAGAATCTGGGGCGGGCAGAGGCTAAATACTGAATATAATTATCCAATTCCGTTCGAGAAAACTGGAGAAGCATGGGTGATTTCCGCCCATCCGCATGGACCGAGTGTAATAACAAATGGTCCGCTGGAGGGAGAAACACTTGCAGATGCCTGGAATGAGCACGGGGAACTGTTTAAAAAACAGGCTGGCAATGAGGAAGCATATCCGTTGCTTGTTAAGATTTTGGATGCCAATGCGGATTTATCGGTCCAAGTGCACCCGAATGACGAATTTGCACGTGAAGTGGAAGGACAGCCATACGGAAAAACCGAGTGCTGGTACGTGCTTAGCGCCGAGGCTGATGCGGAAATAGTTTTGGGCCATCAAGCAGAGTCTCGTGAGGACTTGGAAGCCATGATGGATAATGGGGAGTGGGATGATTTACTGCAGCGGGTAAAGGTAAAAGCTGGCGATTTCATCTATGTCCCAAGTGGTACAATCCATGCCATCGGAAAAGGAATCGTCATCCTGGAAACGCAGCAAAGTTCAGATATTACCTATCGTGTGTATGATTACAACCGAACGGATGCAAACGGCAATAAGCGCGAATTACATAAAGAACGGGCGAAACAAGTTACTACTGTACCCCATCAACCAGCGAGTGGTGCGGAAGGTGTCGAAGTCATTGGTGATTTGACAGGCAAGCGGTTGGTAAAAGAACAATACTTTACTGTTCATCACTGGGAATTGAATGGTACCGTGGTTAAAAAGCTGGATCATGATTATTTACAAGTTAGTGTGATTGATGGCAGTGCTACCATTTCAGTAGATGACAAGAATTTTTCTATCAAAAAAGGTGATCATTTTATTTTGCCGCATGGAATAAAAGAGTATGAATTGTCTGGGGACGCGGAGTTTGTTGTTTCGCATGCGTAG
- a CDS encoding sugar-binding protein, translating into MKLLLYTTCSVFFVISVVGMFIYGYKTFYIEPEQVVSKSYAYHFALIAEESDNDYWRLVEKGAKQAAKESNVYLEYVAPKKADNSEVLKLFDRMISAKVDGIIIQGIEGERFIELVHKGRERGIPIITVDTDVKQSERQVYVGTDNFYAGQLTGKSIIENTTGPQYVGIVMGRFDAINQQERIAGFKNVVEAVDRIHIIDRRESNITEIGATQAAYSLLKQYPQINALIGTSALDGIGIVHAVNEIAPNEDIFITAFDVLPETMQLVRAGLLDATIAQYPKQMGKESVEVMIELQHHKLLDHKKFTETKIIQKQDLVNGHGGAKNEDD; encoded by the coding sequence ATGAAGTTACTGCTATACACAACATGCTCAGTCTTTTTTGTGATTAGTGTGGTGGGGATGTTCATATATGGATATAAGACGTTTTATATTGAGCCGGAGCAGGTGGTGTCCAAGAGTTATGCGTATCACTTTGCATTGATTGCGGAGGAAAGTGATAACGACTATTGGCGGCTAGTGGAAAAAGGCGCGAAGCAGGCAGCAAAGGAAAGCAATGTTTACCTGGAGTATGTTGCCCCGAAAAAGGCTGATAATAGTGAGGTGCTGAAGCTGTTTGACCGAATGATATCCGCGAAGGTTGACGGGATAATCATTCAGGGAATTGAAGGCGAACGTTTTATTGAATTGGTGCACAAAGGGAGAGAGCGGGGAATCCCCATCATCACGGTTGACACCGATGTAAAACAGAGTGAACGGCAGGTATATGTTGGTACGGATAATTTTTATGCTGGCCAGCTAACGGGCAAGAGTATTATTGAAAATACGACAGGACCTCAATACGTGGGGATTGTGATGGGACGGTTTGATGCGATTAATCAACAGGAAAGAATTGCTGGATTTAAGAACGTCGTTGAAGCGGTCGACCGGATTCACATTATTGATCGCCGGGAATCAAATATCACAGAAATTGGCGCAACTCAGGCTGCTTATTCGTTGTTAAAGCAATATCCGCAAATCAATGCGTTAATTGGGACCAGTGCGTTGGATGGAATTGGCATTGTTCATGCGGTGAATGAAATAGCACCTAATGAAGATATTTTTATAACGGCGTTTGATGTTTTGCCGGAAACCATGCAGCTTGTCCGTGCGGGGTTACTTGATGCAACAATCGCTCAATATCCAAAACAGATGGGGAAAGAGTCTGTTGAGGTGATGATTGAGCTTCAACACCATAAGCTGCTAGATCATAAAAAATTTACCGAGACTAAAATCATTCAAAAGCAGGACTTAGTGAACGGGCATGGTGGTGCGAAAAATGAAGACGATTAG
- a CDS encoding sensor histidine kinase, whose product MKTIRGKLIVYFFVFVILFYMTAISIFVSSNQLTTSYNDSFQRFLLLNSISKQSEELYTLTAAYVTEPKQKNAKAYYQTRKLLIDDKEALGTTFTTIGQVELQNYVNLIETFINETELTVGFVIRNDIEQYTYHLKETRNASSYIQESTLELINLELTDYQSFYQDMQLRNQSFLWFIIFLFITSMMLAIFFAYWFSSGITRPLKKLSSAAKEVSRGELAGEPVHIKSKDELKLLADTFNQMRSNIHGLVEEIKDKSELDRLVKEMELKHLQNQINPHFLFNTLNTLSKMAYLEEAKTTSNLIESVATLLRHSLGDIGGKVALRDEVEVVKDYFLIQKTRFSERIQFKLETDNSCLEILVPRLTLQPLVENAFIHGIEEREEGGVIVLRIYQTEAAVVVEVTDDGAGMEDGQIEQLLSLTNDSGEHVGHSTGLGLSNVIRRLQLFYQEKHVVEIDSAVDQGTTIRLILPKE is encoded by the coding sequence ATGAAGACGATTAGGGGGAAATTAATTGTCTACTTCTTTGTGTTTGTTATTCTTTTTTACATGACAGCCATCTCCATTTTTGTCAGTTCTAATCAGCTAACAACATCTTACAATGACAGCTTTCAGCGGTTTTTGCTGCTTAATTCTATTTCAAAACAGTCCGAGGAATTGTATACACTTACAGCAGCATACGTAACGGAACCCAAGCAGAAGAATGCAAAGGCATACTATCAAACTAGAAAGTTATTAATTGACGATAAAGAAGCATTAGGGACCACTTTTACCACAATTGGTCAGGTGGAATTGCAGAACTACGTAAATTTAATCGAAACATTTATCAATGAAACTGAATTGACGGTTGGTTTTGTCATCAGAAATGATATTGAGCAATATACATACCACTTGAAGGAAACGCGAAATGCTTCCAGTTACATACAGGAATCAACACTCGAGTTAATCAATCTAGAGTTGACGGACTATCAATCGTTTTATCAAGATATGCAGCTGCGCAATCAATCGTTTCTTTGGTTTATCATCTTCTTATTTATCACTAGTATGATGCTGGCAATCTTCTTTGCCTATTGGTTCTCAAGCGGTATCACACGTCCCTTGAAAAAGCTATCGAGTGCCGCTAAGGAAGTGTCACGGGGTGAATTGGCCGGTGAACCTGTTCACATCAAATCGAAGGACGAGCTAAAGCTGCTAGCGGATACCTTTAATCAGATGCGTTCAAACATACATGGACTTGTCGAGGAAATAAAGGATAAATCGGAATTGGACCGATTAGTGAAAGAAATGGAATTAAAGCATTTACAGAACCAAATCAATCCACATTTTTTATTTAATACATTAAACACCTTATCGAAAATGGCCTACTTGGAGGAGGCAAAGACTACCTCCAACCTGATCGAGTCTGTCGCAACGCTGCTTCGTCATAGTTTAGGTGATATTGGCGGGAAGGTCGCTTTACGGGATGAGGTAGAAGTCGTCAAAGATTACTTTTTAATTCAAAAAACACGCTTTTCCGAACGGATTCAATTCAAACTGGAAACTGATAATTCCTGCCTAGAGATTCTTGTGCCACGGTTGACGCTGCAGCCATTAGTGGAAAATGCATTTATCCATGGGATTGAGGAGAGGGAAGAGGGCGGTGTTATTGTACTGCGAATCTATCAAACGGAAGCTGCTGTTGTGGTAGAGGTGACCGATGACGGAGCGGGAATGGAAGATGGCCAAATAGAACAGTTGTTATCATTAACAAATGATTCAGGTGAACATGTAGGCCATTCCACAGGACTTGGCCTATCCAATGTCATTCGCCGCCTGCAGTTATTCTACCAGGAAAAACATGTAGTCGAGATTGATTCGGCAGTTGATCAAGGGACAACCATTAGACTTATATTGCCAAAAGAGTAA
- a CDS encoding response regulator, translating into MRILIAEDELLERKAMRKFIEDNFSDIDVVGEAENGRKAITLANTLAPDIIFMDIKMPGINGLEAIEQINSVTPSIKFILVSAYDSFDYAKKAMRFGIKEYILKPGKKDEIVKALLRVQKEIEEERVQSQEKMQSDQLLKERLIMKLMHHTIDESVMETQRDLYPDMKSGFFLVCSGADWGQLEETLARCIADPYILLQSEGNITVCVLAQKIHSKADLLTLARKIQLDSGMFIGIGYPYTHIGQLPKSYSEAYAACFQLAGEQNSRYGFLKRTKERAIDEVISTILDEVTKGNNEQAIATFKKHASRFSSADRENLYIEMKSILLKRDIATEEHSVSALKSTQDFQTFITMSCLKLNEYYQSKQYLMQAKTYIQNHYQSAITLEETASFVNLSPNYFSNLFKQEIGETFIDYLTKVRLQKAKELIEENLYSLKEISYMVGYKDPNYFSRVFKKYYHDSPKRFQQGIFKK; encoded by the coding sequence ATGCGTATTTTAATCGCAGAGGACGAATTGTTGGAGAGAAAGGCGATGCGGAAATTCATTGAGGATAACTTTTCTGACATCGATGTTGTTGGTGAAGCGGAAAACGGGCGAAAGGCAATCACTCTAGCAAATACGCTGGCACCGGATATTATCTTTATGGATATCAAAATGCCCGGGATAAATGGACTTGAAGCAATCGAACAGATTAACAGCGTTACCCCGTCGATTAAGTTTATTCTTGTTTCGGCCTATGATTCGTTTGACTATGCAAAAAAGGCGATGCGATTCGGCATAAAGGAATATATTCTAAAGCCCGGAAAGAAAGATGAAATTGTTAAAGCGTTACTCCGGGTACAGAAGGAAATCGAAGAGGAACGCGTGCAGTCACAGGAAAAAATGCAATCAGATCAACTGCTCAAAGAACGGCTCATCATGAAACTAATGCACCATACGATTGACGAAAGCGTGATGGAAACCCAGCGCGATCTGTATCCGGATATGAAAAGCGGCTTCTTTTTAGTCTGTAGTGGGGCTGATTGGGGTCAATTGGAAGAGACGCTCGCAAGATGCATCGCAGATCCATATATATTACTGCAATCAGAAGGCAATATCACCGTTTGTGTATTGGCACAAAAAATTCATAGCAAAGCTGATCTTCTAACGCTTGCAAGAAAAATACAGTTAGATAGTGGTATGTTCATTGGGATTGGATATCCATACACGCACATTGGTCAACTGCCAAAGTCTTATTCTGAAGCGTATGCCGCATGTTTCCAGCTCGCAGGCGAACAGAACAGTAGATATGGCTTTTTAAAGAGGACCAAGGAACGCGCGATTGATGAAGTCATTTCCACGATTCTTGATGAAGTTACAAAAGGTAATAATGAACAGGCGATTGCCACTTTTAAAAAACATGCGAGCCGTTTCTCGTCAGCAGACAGAGAAAATCTGTATATTGAAATGAAAAGCATCCTATTAAAAAGGGACATTGCCACGGAAGAGCATTCCGTTAGTGCCTTGAAATCAACGCAGGACTTTCAGACATTTATTACCATGAGCTGTCTTAAGCTGAATGAGTATTACCAATCAAAACAATATTTGATGCAGGCGAAGACCTATATTCAAAACCATTATCAATCTGCCATCACCCTGGAAGAAACAGCATCATTCGTGAATCTTAGTCCCAATTATTTTTCCAATTTGTTCAAACAGGAAATCGGTGAAACATTCATTGATTATCTAACAAAAGTTCGTTTGCAAAAAGCGAAAGAGTTAATCGAAGAAAACCTCTATTCTTTAAAAGAAATCAGCTATATGGTTGGTTACAAGGATCCGAATTATTTTAGCAGGGTGTTTAAAAAATATTATCATGACTCTCCTAAACGTTTTCAGCAGGGTATCTTTAAAAAGTGA
- a CDS encoding ABC transporter substrate-binding protein, which translates to MKKWLGIIALFSLVFALAACSDSSDGSGGDSDGGGESASGKVEIFSWWTGAGEEDGLLALIDLFKEEYPDIEVENAAVAGGAGTNAKAVLATRMQGDDPPSTFQVHGGAELNEGWVAADKMEPLDDFYKENDWMDKFPEELIDLVSSDGHIWSVPVDIHRGNVIFYNMKVFEENGVKVPTTFDEFFEAADKLKAAGVVPLALGDKESWTATQVFENVLLGVLGPDDYQKLFAGEIALDDAQVVEAAEKFKKILGYVNEDHASRNWQDSAQLVANGEAAMINMGDWAKGYFVNDLDMETNKDFGYFAFPDTKGDFVVITDTFGLPKGIENPKEVKKFLTLLGSVEGQDTFNPLKGSIPARVDADPSKYDQYGKDTMEDFKNARLVPSLAHGSAASAGFLTKVNQAVNIFVTQGDVDNFIQALTNASSEM; encoded by the coding sequence GTGAAGAAATGGTTAGGAATTATCGCGTTATTTTCATTAGTATTTGCACTCGCAGCCTGTAGTGATTCGTCAGACGGATCAGGTGGAGATTCTGATGGGGGCGGAGAATCAGCAAGTGGCAAAGTAGAAATTTTCAGCTGGTGGACTGGCGCCGGTGAGGAAGATGGGTTACTTGCATTAATTGATCTGTTTAAAGAAGAATACCCAGACATCGAAGTTGAAAATGCCGCTGTTGCCGGTGGCGCCGGAACAAACGCAAAAGCAGTTCTTGCGACTAGAATGCAAGGTGATGATCCGCCATCAACATTCCAGGTCCATGGTGGCGCGGAGTTAAATGAAGGCTGGGTAGCGGCAGACAAAATGGAACCGCTGGATGATTTTTATAAAGAAAATGATTGGATGGATAAATTTCCTGAGGAGTTAATTGATTTAGTTAGCTCTGACGGCCATATCTGGTCTGTTCCAGTCGATATTCATCGCGGAAACGTTATTTTTTATAACATGAAGGTATTTGAGGAAAATGGTGTGAAGGTACCGACAACGTTTGATGAATTTTTCGAAGCGGCTGATAAATTAAAGGCTGCTGGCGTTGTACCTTTAGCATTAGGTGATAAAGAATCATGGACTGCGACACAAGTATTCGAAAATGTGCTGCTTGGTGTTCTTGGACCAGATGATTATCAGAAGCTGTTCGCCGGTGAAATAGCCCTTGACGATGCACAGGTTGTCGAAGCGGCAGAAAAGTTCAAGAAAATTCTTGGCTATGTGAACGAAGACCATGCATCCCGTAACTGGCAGGATTCTGCTCAACTTGTAGCAAATGGCGAAGCTGCCATGATCAATATGGGAGACTGGGCTAAGGGATACTTTGTAAACGATTTGGATATGGAAACAAATAAGGACTTTGGTTACTTTGCTTTCCCTGATACAAAAGGGGACTTTGTGGTTATCACAGATACCTTTGGCTTACCAAAAGGCATTGAGAATCCAAAAGAGGTGAAGAAATTCTTAACACTGCTTGGATCTGTTGAAGGCCAGGATACATTTAATCCATTGAAGGGATCCATCCCGGCGCGTGTTGATGCTGATCCTTCCAAGTACGATCAATACGGAAAAGATACAATGGAAGATTTCAAAAATGCACGACTGGTTCCAAGTCTTGCGCATGGTTCTGCTGCATCAGCAGGGTTCCTAACCAAAGTAAATCAGGCAGTAAATATTTTTGTGACACAAGGTGATGTCGATAACTTTATCCAAGCATTAACAAATGCATCATCTGAAATGTAA